One part of the Syntrophales bacterium genome encodes these proteins:
- a CDS encoding 3-hydroxyacyl-CoA dehydrogenase family protein, translating to MELNNVGVIGAGAMGSGIAQVSAVAGYNVVLQDVYSDALERARASIEKSLSKMVSKEKMAKADMDAALDRIQFTSVLEDACKNADLVIEAVFENLELKHDMFRKLTNLCKKEAILGTNTSALSITEIASVSDRADKIIGVHFMNPVPLMKGVEVIRGELTSDETMETVLAYIKALGKESIVAVDYAGFIASRLVDVLFNEAMKLVQEGNDPEEIDKACTLCLGHPMGPCRLLDLAGADIAMHGMETMMRDLGEAYRPHPLLKKRVLAGLLGRKTGRGFYKY from the coding sequence ATGGAATTAAATAACGTAGGAGTGATCGGGGCCGGCGCTATGGGTAGCGGCATAGCCCAGGTAAGTGCTGTGGCTGGGTACAATGTGGTATTGCAGGATGTTTATAGTGATGCTCTTGAGAGGGCCAGGGCGTCCATTGAGAAGAGCTTGAGCAAAATGGTAAGCAAAGAGAAAATGGCCAAAGCGGATATGGATGCCGCGCTTGACCGCATACAGTTTACTAGCGTTCTGGAAGATGCATGTAAAAATGCGGATCTTGTTATCGAAGCTGTTTTTGAAAACCTTGAGCTTAAGCACGATATGTTTAGGAAGTTAACCAATTTATGCAAAAAAGAGGCTATCCTGGGTACCAATACCTCAGCGCTTTCCATCACGGAAATTGCAAGCGTTTCTGACCGTGCAGATAAAATCATAGGTGTCCACTTTATGAATCCTGTGCCTCTCATGAAAGGTGTTGAGGTTATTCGGGGAGAGCTGACTTCTGATGAAACAATGGAAACCGTTCTGGCATATATTAAGGCTCTGGGGAAAGAATCTATTGTAGCCGTTGACTATGCAGGCTTCATCGCCAGCAGGCTGGTTGATGTCCTCTTTAACGAAGCCATGAAATTGGTTCAGGAGGGGAATGATCCGGAAGAAATCGATAAGGCTTGCACGTTGTGTTTAGGCCATCCGATGGGACCTTGTCGGTTACTGGATCTTGCTGGTGCTGATATTGCGATGCACGGCATGGAAACAATGATGCGTGATCTTGGTGAAGCCTATAGGCCACACCCTCTGTTGAAAAAACGGGTATTAGCCGGTTTGCTGGGTCGAAAGACCGGTCGTGGATTCTATAAATATTAG